From one Lycium ferocissimum isolate CSIRO_LF1 chromosome 7, AGI_CSIRO_Lferr_CH_V1, whole genome shotgun sequence genomic stretch:
- the LOC132062433 gene encoding uncharacterized protein LOC132062433 translates to MERVSEQLECSDTAKFKYADSLLQKDAYDWWVSVPNAKAKPPVLTWNDFVKEFHMKYVPPAYNDVKKKEFLNLEQGSMSIAEYQQKFLRLSRYAGGIINNEKDKCRRFEDRSTRNKLVEMKISSEKLMHIKEVHLKGEGLTIPKPVVFTSQPGKQNRSNFSTASTPSYGQGKSRIPTCAQCGKNHSGTCRRASGAYFNCGSLDHKVKDYPNPNPTSSPRTEGSVQKPITTPSQGNRGARSRNIQATGAGGANQASGLRVTA, encoded by the exons ATGGAAAGAGTATCTGAGCAATTAGAGTGTTCAGACACTGCCAAATTTAAGTATGCAGACTCACTGTTACAAAAAGATGCTTATGACTGGTGGGTAAGTGTACCGAATGCCAAGGCAAAACCTCCTGTTCTTACTTGGAATGATTTTGTGAAAGAATTTCATATGAAGTATGTCCCACCTGCTTATAATGATGTAAAGAAAAAGGAGTTCTTGAATCTAGAGCAAGGGAGTATGTCTATTGCTGAATACCAACAGAAGTTTCTCAGGCTTTCTCGTTATGCTGGCGGTATTATTAATAACGAAAAAGATAAGTGCAGGCGATTCGAAGACA GATCGACAAGGAACAAGCTAGTAGAAATGAAAATAAGTTCAGAAAAGCTGATGCACATTAAGGAGGTCCATCTAAAAGGGGAAGGTTTGACAATTCCAAAGCCGGTGGTGTTCACAAGTCAGCCCGGTAAGCAAAATAGATCAAATTTCTCTACTGCTAGCACTCCAAGCTATGGCCAAGGCAAGAGTCGTATACCCACTTGTGCACAATGTGGAAAGAATCACTCTGGTACTTGTAGGAGAGCTTCTGGTGCTTATTTTAATTGTGGGAGCCTCGATCATAAAGTGAAGGATTATCCTAATCCTAACCCTACTTCTTCTCCGCGTACGGAAGGCTCAGTTCAGAAACCTATTACCACTCCTTCTCAAGGGAATAGAGGTGCAAGATCTAGAAACATACAAGCAACAGGTGCAGGTGGAGCCAATCAAGCTAGTGGGTTAAGAGTTACAGCATGA